The nucleotide window ttattaatctatattttttagaatatccTTTTTAACTTTGTCCAAATAaacaattttagaaaaaattatttttgccgTTTTTATATGATTGGTGGTCTTAATAATTTGGGTTTAATTTGAGAATCTTctaattaatagaaaaaatctAAGTAATTATATATGAATGTAAAAGCATCTCCAATGCTCATcggttttagtttaattttattttgggtcATATCAGATATCACATTAGTATTTATGGAATTATAtgtcataaataataatttaagattaaatataaaatttattgctccaatatttaattttaattcattttaaattttgtacaaAAATGACAAAATTTAATTGGttttcagaaaaataaaatccttttTCTAATGTGAGACcgatttcttttcatttatatttttcaacaTAAAATGAAATTTGGAACCATTTCACATAATGTATACGTcaaatttaaaactctaaaaatacTCCAGtgaaattattcaaaatataaaatatttcataatATATAGCGAGTGTCTTTAAATATCATTAAGACTAACACATATTAGACCCAAAAATATTTCACTTAGTTGGTGTGAATGTTCTTCCTAGTATGtatttaattaatctctttATTATCTGTAATTTATGCAGGGGTCTCCTATGCTAGGCTATGCAATGAAGTACTTGAGACTGAGAGCCTTAGGTGCTCCAGCAGTGCTTCTATCTTTGGCCATGCAAGGAATCTTCAGAGGTTTCAAAGACACAACAACTCCGTTATATGTCATTCGTAGGTTCAATTGATCCATTATATTGTTTTAAGACAATAGTTAGTTTatttttcaagataaaattgACTCTGATCTGCCTAATTAAACAtgttattatattttacttttcatttaataaTGAAATTTAATTTCACTAACATATAgcttttgttgttgaatttagtTTCGGGATATGCACTGAATATAGCGATGGATCCAGTACTAATATTTTACTGCAAATTGGGGATCAGAGGTGCAGCCATTTCACATGTCCTTTCCCAGTAAGAAGTCTTAAAGATTTTGTAATTTGAAAAAACTTACTAGTTATTTATTTGCACAACTTTAACTTATGAAAATAATGTTGATCATCCTTTTAGGTACATAATGGCATTTGCTCTCTTGATGatattaatgagaaaagtgCACCTTATGCCTCCAAGCATGAAGGATCTCCAGATTTTTAGGTTTCTCAAAAATGGTATGGGAACAAATCTCactcttttttctcctttacttaaaaaaaaaaaaattaatggtcCTTTAATCTTCAAACGGTatcatattttagaaaaatgtcGAGACTCGCATGCTGTTGTTTTTCtgtgaaattaattattgagaattattagataatttaataagttagattaaattgttatttaacaatttttaagaattaattttacataaaaatagtaATTGAATATATTTAAGTGACGTACATATCAAACTAGaaaattgttatttatttattagctCATGTTGATTGAATTATTATAGGAGGTCTACTATTGGCAAGAGTAATAGCAGTGACATTCTGTGTGACATTGGCTGCATCATTGGCAGCAAGATTAGGCCCAATTCCAATGGCTGCATTCCAAACTTGTCTTCAGGTTTGGTTGACATCTTCCCTTCTAGCTGATGGTTTAGCTGTTGCTGTACAGGTACTgccaattatttatttattatagaaaCTTAGAGAAAATTGAAAGGAGTATCTAATAATAAGTTTGGTTGGGGGGTGACAGGCAATTCTAGCATGTGGCTTTGCTGAGAAAAATTTCGAGAAAGTAACTGCTGCTGCAACAAGAACACTTCAAATGAGTTTTATTTTAGGAGTGGCCCTCTCTCTTGTTGTTGGCGTTGGATTGTACTTTGGAGCTGGTGTCTTTTCCAAAAGTCTTCTTGTTATCCATCTCATCAGAGTTGGCATCCCGGTACATACATTTATCAATGGATTTGGTAATGCTTCGTTATATGATTTTGTGGCTAATTTCATTATATTATTACCCCAACAGTTTGTTGCTGTCACACAACCAATCAATTCATTAGCTTTTGTATTTGATGGTGTGAACTATGGTGCTTCCGATTTTGCTTATTCTGCATACTCCTTAGTAAGTTATGAGTTCACATAATGAAATGCCTTTATTTATAGGGTGTTAGATCTCTATCTAAACATAATATTCTGTGTTTTTCAGGTTTTGGTTTCACTAGCAAGTATTGCCACATTGTTCCTCCTCTCTAGGGCCAATGGTTTTGTTGGCATCTGGATTGCATTGGCAATATACATGGGTCTTCGCATGTTTGCCGGTATTTGGAGGTAACAAACTATTTTCCTTACTAATTAATAAAAGAGTAACGCTACGAAACCAATTTCTTTCGGCTAATATTAAAGGAGGATGTTTTCATAAAGACGTGTAAAACGTCTTTTTAGACACTTATGtatcatattattattggacgtattaataaattggttatttttaaattttttaataaattagaataaaactaatttttttaataataataataataataataaacctaATTGTTATCAGATCTAGTCGAACCGACCAATTTACATAACCCACTAGAtcataggttttttttttttaataaaaatcagaGATATCTTTGTCTTTTAAtcaacaaatttaaatatgattcgGTTTAGATTATGTAAATCGATCGGATCAAATCgggtctaataattataatgcggataattgggtttattattgttgctataataaactgattttgttctagtttattaaaaaaataaatcattaacCGGTTTAATAAAGATGTCTAATAATATCATGACACATGTAAATGTctttaaaaaaacatttttaatgTCTTTATCGAAGTGATCTCCagtattaaataattattttaattattttattttatcttaaattttagatcataaatcctaaattttaaattatacacaaattctataattaactaatatttactaattaaaagtTTATTCTCTATACTTTctcatttctattttaaaaacaataatcaaactCATTCCGAGAAAAGCCAAATTTTGCTTTCAAGATTTTATGATTCCATGTTCCAAATTTTGTTTACCAATATGTCAAATGCTATATGCAGGATGGGAACCGGAACAGGGCCTTGGCGTTTTCTGAGAGGCAATTACTAATAACTCGTCTAGGTAACATAGGAAATAAATTCCAAACTGTGTTATTCAGCTCATGTTTTGTATCAATGTATGTTCATCCTTTAGGATTGAGtgtctccttcttttttatatttttaggacATGAATCCTTCTCATTTCTCAATTCTCTTATGATTATAATCTTATATGCTTCTTGTAGTGCCCTGTTTACATGTGTTagttctttgttttcattttcattttgtctctcTTGTATTTTTTCCTTACATACTGAGATGTACCCTAGCTATAGTCTTTGTGATTTTCTGGTATGTAGGAGATTCTTAATCCTATTGCCAGTTATATGTATACTCCTGAgtgcttatatatatatacatgtgagaaataataataataataataataataataataataataagaataaatggcttttcaataattttgaactcaatttctttctctatctctaattattttattagtttcttTCTTCTGGTAAAATTTCAAGAGTGGTAagactttaaatattttaatatagcACAAAGTGAGATAAATTAAAGGGTTGGATGGTTAGTGCTTTTCATTTTATCACCTTAGTCAAAGTTGATGGCTTTGTAAAATCAAAGAGTtggcacaaaaaaaaattggcacAAATACAACTATGTAAAACTGGTTCTACAATACAAAATTTGACCTATAAAAGGGGCTTCCTAGTGCATGAGTTAATGCCATCAAatgaaattttggatttttcacgTTAAACTGGGGATGTTATTTTATTGCTGACACACACAGTATGTATTTTATTGTTCATTATGCAGATACTATTTACTATATAATACTATTTACCTATATGATTAATATTCACCTgtacaaaattataatttctacaATTTTGTTCACTGTATTTATTGGTGATACTTTACATCAATTTTGGTGTGCTTCTGCTCACGCTTATAGGGTTTAATACATTAGGAGTGTGCCGACTCTAATTATCCCTAACAAGTGAACCCCTTGGTTTCAGGATAAAATTTATTCTGATTATGTTTTATGTAACACTTCACTATTAGAATATCACACTTCTAGCCATACCACTCTAATAACAAGAAATATTATGACGATttcatatacttaataataaaatagaagccTTTGACTCGAAATCGTAtcgctgttttttttttaataaaaacggAAATACTTTTTATctgaaaataaacaaacatatacatacatacaaaaGTTCTTACATAGGtattttatgaatataataTACTTACAAAACATAccattcctatccctcttacaaaatataatattgaTGGCgaggataaataaataataataattaaaacaacAACATCGAATAAGCAAAACGCAATAAAACTCTTCGTGAGCCTCGTCATCCGTCTCCTGAAAAGATAAAGCTGtaggggtgagaacctaaccacacggtctcaccgCGGAGTTTcagaattgtcataagaagatatttaaagaaaaatctatTTTCAAACTCAGTGATTATCGATGTCTTATGAATCGTTTAAAAACCGACAGTTTAACcactaaaaaatttcaaaacctttttaaaaGAAATCAGTTCAGTATCCAGAAATTCAAAACTCACTTTTCTTATAAAAGAATCTTAAAAGTTTTCTAACAGTATGAACAACCAACCTATTCCAAACATAGGTTCATTAAACATGTGCTGAACCAGCTTGATatttcatactttactaaatCTCAATTAGAAACCAATCACGCAATCAACCAACACTATCATCAATTTAGTTCCAAGATTCAATCTCAAAAGTACCACACCAGAACAAACACAGGAAAAATAGACAAGGTAAACACAGGTATAGATAGCAGTTAAAGACAGTTAAGCAGTTAGACACTATCATCCGCACTCGCAAGCTTCACATTTTGC belongs to Arachis duranensis cultivar V14167 chromosome 8, aradu.V14167.gnm2.J7QH, whole genome shotgun sequence and includes:
- the LOC107462830 gene encoding protein DETOXIFICATION 43 (The sequence of the model RefSeq protein was modified relative to this genomic sequence to represent the inferred CDS: added 64 bases not found in genome assembly); its protein translation is MNMXESGRLNSYRSKWKMPVFVFFKDARLIFKMDSLAKEILGIAFPSALAVAADPIASLIDTAFIGHLGPVELAAAGVSIALFNQASRITIFPLVSITTSFVAEEDTIEKINNNKAAAMDTIKAKSNEIMPDDDEDDIEKGAPNENPDEVPSGDAGLNSVPKNLENNGDGCTLENVTNNNGDDNNTTNARKSTSVSDGRSKKSKSVSKSGRKKRHIASASTALLFGTVLGLLQAATLVFAAKPLLGAMGVKSGSPMLGYAMKYLRLRALGAPAVLLSLAMQGIFRGFKDTTTPLYVILSGYALNIAMDPVLIFYCKLGIRGAAISHVLSQYIMAFALLMILMRKVHLMPPSMKDLQIFRFLKNGGLLLARVIAVTFCVTLAASLAARLGPIPMAAFQTCLQVWLTSSLLADGLAVAVQAILACGFAEKNFEKVTAAATRTLQMSFILGVALSLVVGVGLYFGAGVFSKSLLVIHLIRVGIPFVAVTQPINSLAFVFDGVNYGASDFAYSAYSLVLVSLASIATLFLLSRANGFVGIWIALAIYMGLRMFAGIWRMGTGTGPWRFLRGNY